The proteins below come from a single Malus sylvestris chromosome 3, drMalSylv7.2, whole genome shotgun sequence genomic window:
- the LOC126616910 gene encoding zinc finger protein ZAT5-like encodes MEGQEELVVTNDQASQMIMIKGKRTKRQRPQSPNGLVTAAVTSSSSSACGAGTIGGGDHDYNYYGNSFTSPTTSGEIYESTEEEEDMANCLILLAQGDHVNPKQTIEERLAQNTNMGKAGFFVYECKTCNRTFPSFQALGGHRASHKKPKSMSSTEEMIKKSPPAAAPPTHHFITATTFEEFEDQSKQLIKYKSSPPPAIPIQVGNKPKIHECSICRSEFTSGQALGGHMRRHRTASAATNSNTISGSATATHVAVNNSSNNMIGSSTKLQRNVLPLDLNLPAPEDHDHHHHHHHRESKFQFVPTQQTTLVFNAPALVDCHY; translated from the coding sequence ATGGAAGGCCAAGAAGAACTAGTCGTGACCAATGATCAAGCGTCACAGATGATCATGATCAAGGGCAAGCGTACCAAGCGACAGAGGCCTCAGTCCCCAAACGGGTTGGTCACCGCGGCAGTCACCTCTAGCTCATCCAGCGCCTGTGGCGCTGGTACAATTGGAGGAGGAGATCACGATTACAATTATTATGGAAATTCATTCACATCTCCCACAACTTCTGGTGAGATTTATGAGAGcacggaagaagaagaggacatGGCAAATTGCCTAATCCTCTTGGCTCAGGGTGATCATGTTAATCCAAAGCAGACCATTGAAGAAAGATTAGCACAAAATACTAACATGGGCAAGGCTGGTTTTTTTGTCTATGAGTGCAAAACATGCAACAGAACTTTCCCTTCATTTCAAGCACTGGGTGGCCACAGAGCAAGTCACAAGAAACCGAAGTCCATGAGTAGCACGGAGGAGATGATAAAAAAATCACCACCAGCGGCGGCTCCACCAACCCACCATTTCATCACAGCCACAACTTTTGAGGAATTTGAAGATCAAAGCAAGCAGTTAATCAAATATAAGAGCAGCCCACCTCCTGCAATTCCAATCCAAGTAGGTAATAAGCCTAAGATTCATGAGTGTTCGATCTGCCGGTCTGAGTTCACATCTGGTCAAGCACTTGGGGGCCACATGAGAAGGCACAGAACAGCATCTGCAGCAACCAATAGTAACACTATTAGTGGTAGTGCTACTGCTACACATGTGGCTGTGAATAATagtagcaataatatgattggCTCAAGTACCAAACTGCAGAGAAATGTTCTCCCACTGGATCTAAACCTTCCTGCACCAGAAGATCATGATcatcaccaccatcaccatcatcgTGAGTCTAAGTTTCAGTTTGTGCCTACCCAACAAACTACCCTTGTCTTCAACGCCCCTGCTTTGGTGGATTGTCATtattaa
- the LOC126617270 gene encoding 50S ribosomal protein L9, chloroplastic-like, which produces MASAASTLSWSSSSWLQSFAGNTNEATKLSDRRTGLVVIAQKKAKKARTIILKEDITDLGKKGQLLSVKAGYYRNYLLPLGKAQIVTPLLLKEMKVEEERIEAEKIRVKEEAEQLARIFETVGGFKVKRKGGKGKLIFGSVTPQDLVDIIKAQLNREVDKRIVSLPEIREVGEYIAELKLHPEVTAKVRVIVSAN; this is translated from the exons ATGGCATCCGCAGCATCGACTCTGTCATGGAGTTCTTCTTCGTGGCTTCAAAGCTTCGCCGGAAACACAAACGAAGCCACTAAATTGTCAGATAGAAGAACAGGATTGGTGGTTATCGCTCAGAAGAAAGCAAAGAAGGCTCGAACG ATAATTCTAAAGGAGGACATAACTGATCTGGGAAAGAAAGGGCAACTTCTAAGCGTGAAAGCTGGTTACTACAGGAATTATCTGCTGCCATTGGGGAAAGCCCAGATTGTCACTCCCCTGCTGCTCAA GGAAATGAAGGTGGAAGAGGAAAGGATTGAGGCAGAGAAAATACGG GTAAAAGAAGAGGCAGAGCAACTTGCTCGGATTTTTGAAACTGTTGGAGGTTTCAAGGTGAAGCGCAAAGGTGGAAAAGGGAAGTTAATTTTTGGAAG TGTGACACCCCAAGATCTCGTTGACATAATCAAGGCACAACTTAACAG GGAAGTGGACAAGCGCATTGTTTCTCTTCCAGAGATTCGAGAGGTAGGAGAATATATTGCAGAACTGAAGCTTCACCCAGAAGTCACTGCTAAAGTGCGAGTCATCGTTTCGGCTAACTAG
- the LOC126614226 gene encoding uncharacterized protein LOC126614226 isoform X1, with translation MFVLTLILGCNFRDNFMEVFTWSILNISCVLSMARSRNAIVATGLVIFAAAGLAFPFYMASSPKPVIDPSKPLSPQATFRGPYINTGSRDVGPDYQTYPKK, from the exons ATGTTTGTTCTCACTTTGATACTGGGCTGTAATTTTCGGGACAATTTCATGGAAGTGTTCACTTGGAGTATACTGAATA TTTCCTGCGTACTCTCCATGGCCCGATCACGGAACGCAATTGTTGCTACTGGCTTGGTAATTTTCGCAGCTGCAGGCTTGGCATTTCCCTTTTACATGGC GTCATCGCCAAAGCCTGTCATTGACCCATCAAAGCCACTATCACCCCAGGCAACATTTCGAGGGCCTTATATAAACACTGGTTCTCGTGACGTTGGACCTGACTATCAGACCTACCCGAAGAAGTGA
- the LOC126614226 gene encoding uncharacterized protein LOC126614226 isoform X2, with amino-acid sequence MARSRNAIVATGLVIFAAAGLAFPFYMASSPKPVIDPSKPLSPQATFRGPYINTGSRDVGPDYQTYPKK; translated from the exons ATGGCCCGATCACGGAACGCAATTGTTGCTACTGGCTTGGTAATTTTCGCAGCTGCAGGCTTGGCATTTCCCTTTTACATGGC GTCATCGCCAAAGCCTGTCATTGACCCATCAAAGCCACTATCACCCCAGGCAACATTTCGAGGGCCTTATATAAACACTGGTTCTCGTGACGTTGGACCTGACTATCAGACCTACCCGAAGAAGTGA